Proteins from one Leptospira bourretii genomic window:
- the rplU gene encoding 50S ribosomal protein L21: MFAIIELGAKQFKVSPDQVFVAEKTGNSVGSTVETKVLLLSDNNKVNIGSPALSGAKVTLKVLEDCKGEKIHGFKYKKRKNYKKSWGHRQQLQKLQVVSING, encoded by the coding sequence ATGTTCGCCATCATTGAACTTGGAGCCAAACAATTTAAAGTGTCTCCTGACCAGGTATTCGTCGCAGAAAAAACAGGAAACTCGGTTGGAAGCACAGTAGAAACGAAAGTCCTACTCCTTTCCGATAACAACAAAGTCAACATTGGATCGCCAGCGCTTTCCGGTGCCAAAGTGACTTTGAAAGTATTAGAAGACTGCAAGGGTGAAAAAATCCACGGCTTTAAATACAAAAAGAGAAAAAACTACAAGAAGTCTTGGGGTCATAGACAACAACTCCAAAAACTCCAAGTAGTATCCATCAACGGATAA
- a CDS encoding ribosomal-processing cysteine protease Prp, translating into MIYSIIFKDLGGQIAGIQLEGHSPKDLGSKGENLLCAGVSTLVQSAHSYLASQDSLESEEKRDGYLSFLIKKDQRVGYQSLLSMVEFGLKSLERSHSQAISIQDEIIKG; encoded by the coding sequence TTGATTTATAGTATAATTTTTAAAGATTTAGGAGGGCAAATCGCAGGAATCCAACTGGAAGGACATTCTCCCAAGGACTTAGGTTCGAAAGGCGAAAACCTTTTGTGTGCAGGAGTCTCCACTCTGGTTCAGAGTGCTCACTCGTATTTGGCATCACAAGACAGTTTGGAATCGGAAGAAAAACGAGACGGGTATTTAAGCTTTTTAATCAAAAAAGACCAAAGAGTTGGCTACCAAAGCCTACTTTCCATGGTCGAGTTTGGATTAAAATCTTTAGAAAGGTCTCATTCCCAAGCGATTTCCATCCAAGACGAAATAATAAAGGGGTAA
- the rpmA gene encoding 50S ribosomal protein L27, giving the protein MATKKGGGSTKNGRDSVSKRLGVKVYGGQFAIAGNIIVRQRGTEYKPGKNVGIGRDHTLYALVDGVVTFEHVTRERQQISVYPKV; this is encoded by the coding sequence ATGGCTACAAAGAAAGGTGGTGGATCCACAAAGAACGGTCGTGATTCGGTATCGAAAAGACTTGGTGTAAAAGTTTACGGTGGACAATTTGCTATTGCTGGTAATATCATTGTTCGCCAAAGAGGAACTGAATACAAACCGGGAAAAAACGTAGGGATTGGTCGTGACCATACTCTTTACGCACTTGTTGACGGTGTAGTGACTTTCGAACACGTAACTAGAGAAAGACAACAAATCTCCGTTTACCCGAAAGTGTAA
- the obgE gene encoding GTPase ObgE: MSGFIDEVPIQIRAGHGGAGSVHFHKEKFVEFGGPDGGDGGKGGDVIFVAEGRMMTLENYLPDRMYAAQNGEPGLGQNRNGKNGEDLILKVPVGTQIIDSVTMELIYDFNHDGESFTIATGGRGGKGNTFFKTSVQQAPRYSQPGEEGGEFSLILELKLLADIGIVGLPNAGKSTLLAKITHAHPKIAGYAFTTLSPNLGVVHRHEDLFRYTVADIPGIIEGASRGVGLGISFLKHIERVQGILFLFDGGNLQLEEELEMLRSELGNYNQSLLNKKYLLVINKMDIWDNDPTFTAEIQKNYSNLGEIICISADKELNLDYLLERIDKVFFEDKSKIVYGNT; this comes from the coding sequence ATGAGCGGATTTATCGACGAAGTACCCATTCAAATTCGAGCCGGACACGGAGGGGCAGGTTCTGTCCATTTCCATAAAGAGAAATTTGTGGAATTTGGTGGTCCGGATGGGGGTGACGGAGGCAAAGGGGGCGATGTGATCTTTGTTGCCGAAGGTCGGATGATGACTTTAGAAAACTACCTCCCCGACCGAATGTACGCAGCCCAAAACGGAGAACCAGGGCTTGGTCAAAACCGAAATGGTAAAAACGGCGAAGACTTAATCCTCAAAGTTCCTGTAGGAACTCAGATTATTGATTCTGTGACAATGGAACTTATTTATGATTTTAACCACGACGGTGAAAGTTTTACCATTGCGACCGGCGGACGTGGTGGTAAAGGAAATACATTTTTTAAAACATCTGTCCAACAAGCTCCTAGATACAGCCAACCCGGAGAGGAAGGTGGCGAGTTTTCCTTAATTTTAGAATTAAAGTTACTGGCAGATATTGGTATCGTTGGTCTACCGAATGCCGGTAAGTCAACCCTACTCGCAAAAATCACCCACGCTCATCCTAAAATTGCTGGCTATGCCTTCACTACCCTTTCACCTAATCTCGGTGTGGTGCATAGACATGAAGATTTGTTTCGTTACACTGTTGCAGATATTCCGGGAATCATCGAAGGAGCTTCTCGTGGTGTGGGACTTGGAATTAGTTTTCTCAAACACATTGAACGTGTCCAAGGGATTTTGTTTTTATTTGATGGTGGAAATCTACAATTAGAAGAAGAATTAGAAATGTTACGAAGTGAACTTGGAAATTATAACCAATCTCTTTTAAACAAAAAATATCTTCTTGTTATTAACAAAATGGACATTTGGGATAACGATCCCACATTCACTGCAGAAATCCAAAAAAACTATTCAAATTTAGGAGAAATCATTTGTATTTCTGCTGATAAAGAACTGAATCTGGATTACCTACTCGAACGAATAGACAAAGTATTTTTTGAAGACAAATCGAAGATAGTTTATGGAAACACGTAA
- the proB gene encoding glutamate 5-kinase, with translation METRKDFLNSIQKSKLIVIKIGSARVSGEESKINDFLYDLVGDIRSLRDQGKEVILVSSGAIAQGKKLLVDQSGPVSLPNGKTSLAEKQAFAAMGQNKLLNLYESFFSRVNVPIAQILFGRKDLNEEKSFTNLKQTFRQLLDWGILPIVNENDSVSTEEINLGDNDILSAIVASIVGADLLLILTGVDGFLKENSKIDLFTEITKDTESLATGPSGPGTGGMFTKINAAKLLLPYGIKTGIVNGEKKHAISQFFETENFGTLVANRSLAHRVPSASEIQTHFFSFQAE, from the coding sequence ATGGAAACACGTAAGGATTTTTTAAACTCCATCCAAAAATCAAAACTCATTGTGATTAAAATCGGAAGTGCTCGTGTTTCCGGTGAAGAATCTAAAATTAATGATTTTTTGTATGACCTTGTGGGAGACATTCGTTCTCTTCGTGACCAAGGAAAGGAAGTGATCCTTGTTTCTTCTGGTGCTATTGCCCAAGGAAAAAAACTTCTAGTGGACCAAAGTGGTCCTGTTTCTTTACCCAATGGGAAAACCTCTCTCGCCGAAAAACAGGCATTTGCTGCCATGGGCCAAAACAAACTCCTCAATCTTTACGAAAGTTTTTTTAGTCGGGTGAATGTTCCGATAGCGCAAATTCTATTTGGACGAAAGGATTTGAATGAAGAAAAAAGTTTTACAAATCTCAAACAAACCTTCCGCCAACTTCTAGATTGGGGAATTCTTCCCATCGTGAACGAAAATGATTCCGTATCCACAGAAGAAATCAATTTAGGAGATAACGATATCCTTTCTGCGATTGTTGCCTCCATTGTGGGAGCGGATCTTCTTCTCATCCTCACTGGAGTCGATGGATTTTTGAAAGAGAATTCGAAAATTGATTTATTCACGGAAATTACTAAAGATACCGAGAGCCTGGCAACGGGACCTTCGGGCCCAGGGACTGGGGGAATGTTCACAAAAATTAATGCCGCTAAACTTTTGTTACCTTATGGAATCAAAACGGGGATTGTGAATGGAGAAAAAAAACATGCCATTTCACAGTTTTTTGAAACGGAAAACTTTGGGACTTTGGTCGCCAATCGTTCATTAGCCCATCGTGTGCCCAGTGCTTCTGAAATCCAAACGCATTTTTTTTCCTTCCAGGCGGAGTAA
- a CDS encoding glutamate-5-semialdehyde dehydrogenase, whose amino-acid sequence MADQNSIYAKTLATKAKLASRGLKALTTLEKNSVLKRVEELLLANQKQIIEKNQIDMKNGQEKGLSSSMMDRLLLDSKRIAAMAKSIEEIRNLPDPVGEVVRGTILPNGLELLTKRVPIGVVMTIFESRPNVIIDIASLSFKSGNSCILRGGSEAFHSNFILSSLFHQAIEEKNLPGVTKDVVTFVENTNREAMVPFFQLDDLIDVIVPRGGEALIRFVSENSKIPVIKHDKGVTNLYLSQHANPEIVLPILLNSKVQRPGVCNALENLLVHKDYPNLKNLLESLEANGVQILGDESICKILPSTKPASEEDFYTEFLDTRLSIKLVNSLSEAMENIRKYSSGHTECILSDDITEIQTFQKELDSAAIFVNCSTRFHDGGEYGLGAEVGISTGKLHVRGPMGLIHLTTTTTYVTGRGQVRG is encoded by the coding sequence ATGGCAGATCAAAATTCAATTTATGCAAAAACATTAGCCACCAAAGCAAAGTTAGCAAGCAGAGGTTTAAAGGCTTTAACCACCTTAGAAAAAAACTCAGTTTTAAAACGTGTGGAAGAACTTCTTTTGGCAAATCAAAAGCAGATCATAGAAAAAAACCAAATCGATATGAAAAATGGCCAGGAAAAAGGTTTGTCATCATCGATGATGGACCGTTTGCTTCTAGATTCCAAACGAATTGCTGCTATGGCAAAAAGTATCGAAGAAATTCGTAATTTGCCAGATCCTGTGGGTGAAGTGGTTCGGGGCACCATCCTTCCCAATGGACTCGAACTTCTTACCAAACGAGTGCCCATTGGTGTGGTGATGACGATTTTTGAATCTAGACCCAATGTCATCATTGATATTGCTTCCCTTTCCTTTAAATCGGGGAATTCCTGTATTCTACGTGGTGGTTCAGAAGCATTTCATTCAAATTTTATCCTTTCTTCTTTATTTCATCAGGCCATTGAAGAAAAAAACCTACCCGGCGTGACAAAGGATGTCGTGACCTTTGTCGAAAATACAAACAGAGAGGCAATGGTTCCTTTTTTCCAATTAGATGATTTGATTGATGTGATTGTTCCCCGAGGTGGAGAGGCTCTCATTCGGTTTGTATCCGAAAACAGTAAAATTCCTGTCATCAAACATGATAAAGGTGTTACCAATCTATACCTTTCCCAACATGCAAATCCAGAGATTGTCCTTCCGATTTTACTGAATTCAAAAGTGCAACGCCCAGGCGTTTGTAATGCTTTGGAGAACCTTTTGGTTCATAAAGACTATCCTAATTTAAAAAATTTATTGGAATCTTTGGAAGCAAATGGGGTTCAAATTCTTGGGGATGAATCCATTTGCAAAATTCTGCCTTCGACCAAACCGGCGTCGGAAGAAGATTTTTATACAGAGTTTTTAGACACGAGACTTAGCATAAAATTAGTAAATTCTCTTTCCGAGGCAATGGAAAACATTCGAAAATACAGTTCGGGTCATACGGAATGTATTTTGTCTGATGACATTACAGAAATCCAAACCTTCCAAAAGGAACTAGACAGTGCTGCCATTTTTGTCAATTGTTCCACTCGGTTTCATGATGGCGGTGAATATGGACTTGGTGCCGAGGTTGGAATTTCTACTGGTAAACTCCATGTCCGTGGACCAATGGGACTCATTCACCTAACAACGACCACAACTTATGTGACAGGAAGAGGACAAGTCCGCGGATAA
- the nadD gene encoding nicotinate (nicotinamide) nucleotide adenylyltransferase yields the protein MEVLFFGGSFNPPHLGHRHVIETISKFYPNDLLYICPNFVSPLKKTGKEFRANEIWELCLSEFESFLSEKVILWDEEIKKRNTSYTVDSLHLLQNLHPNSQISLVIGEDNLSSFDLWKSYREILILVKMVVVVRRETSFPNEVFIPDFFPKSKITVLANPVLPISSTEIRQVLNGNLVTEYLLPKTRELALKFLNAKDNGGPK from the coding sequence ATGGAAGTTTTGTTTTTTGGAGGAAGTTTCAATCCCCCACATTTGGGACATCGCCATGTCATTGAAACGATTTCCAAATTCTATCCCAATGACTTACTCTATATTTGTCCTAATTTTGTTTCCCCATTAAAAAAAACGGGAAAAGAGTTTCGTGCAAATGAAATTTGGGAATTATGTTTGAGTGAATTTGAAAGTTTCCTTTCGGAAAAAGTGATCCTTTGGGATGAGGAAATCAAAAAACGAAATACAAGTTATACGGTTGATAGTTTACATTTATTGCAGAATCTCCATCCAAATTCGCAAATTTCTCTTGTGATAGGAGAAGATAATTTAAGCTCCTTTGATCTATGGAAGTCCTATCGAGAAATTCTAATTCTCGTCAAAATGGTTGTCGTGGTGAGAAGAGAGACTTCTTTTCCAAATGAAGTTTTCATTCCAGATTTTTTTCCCAAATCTAAAATCACAGTTTTGGCAAATCCAGTATTACCCATCAGTAGCACGGAAATTCGACAAGTTTTGAATGGAAACTTAGTCACAGAGTATCTTTTACCTAAAACTAGGGAACTTGCCCTGAAGTTTTTAAACGCAAAAGATAATGGTGGCCCAAAGTGA
- the yqeK gene encoding bis(5'-nucleosyl)-tetraphosphatase (symmetrical) YqeK encodes MKQIPKTNVSFEDWILFFTEEVPNHVTETRFQHILRVANYAESLAKIHGHPYPKKAYLAGLCHDITKQKKSEVHSKLFQEYSLDLNDIPSQALHAFSAPLWLEKEYGFSDPEIAKAISSHTLGNTSPSLLDQILYAADFLGSDFAFRQPDLSLWVAKTEENLLYGVFMKASQTISFLMEKKEVIHPYTFQMYNRSANLIKENQIDVT; translated from the coding sequence GTGAAACAAATTCCAAAGACAAATGTTTCCTTTGAGGATTGGATTTTATTTTTTACCGAAGAAGTTCCAAACCATGTCACAGAAACCAGGTTCCAACATATTCTCCGAGTGGCCAACTATGCAGAATCACTTGCAAAAATTCACGGACACCCCTATCCAAAAAAAGCATACCTCGCTGGCCTTTGTCATGACATCACCAAACAGAAAAAATCGGAAGTCCATTCGAAACTCTTTCAAGAATATTCTCTAGACCTAAACGATATTCCCTCGCAGGCCCTACATGCTTTTTCGGCTCCCTTATGGTTAGAGAAAGAATATGGTTTTTCCGATCCAGAAATTGCAAAAGCAATCTCCTCTCATACATTGGGAAATACTTCCCCTTCACTTTTGGACCAAATTCTCTATGCTGCAGATTTTTTAGGATCTGATTTTGCATTCCGACAACCTGACCTTTCCTTATGGGTGGCAAAAACAGAGGAAAATTTATTATACGGAGTTTTTATGAAAGCCTCTCAAACCATTTCTTTTCTTATGGAAAAAAAGGAAGTCATCCATCCTTATACATTTCAGATGTACAACCGATCCGCCAATTTGATTAAGGAAAACCAAATCGATGTTACGTGA
- a CDS encoding LytR C-terminal domain-containing protein: protein MLREAPKKQPIPAKTLLIAAGSFFLIALLFLIFRSKGGFSLDQKFSQSKRLPILFSVLGEKDEYLFSLYAEFYPNEKKAALFFVNPKTSFDDGSKCLKEKGSSAPSYVESVLEDTLDSNIPFKIVLTKEQFQNWVNLLGGLNLFFEPKSLHITKNYARNKQTYILDGEDTFDWMSSLADESMISYIRRLEIQETIFLTILESIHDKKDLLGKQRVAYLHSQMTTNLSVKEWETLIDFLKKEKIHFGVSEVPGEPMGRPKFKDEVLKANEETVKVAFHKFSSELKSLSFSEGERARIEVLNGTPKNGLARYGKVLLNDKGLKVLSVDNAWDSSFKSSIILNRSGNTQYTDLISDTFQGRKVYFALRKDLGLDATVILGEDFQNSKD from the coding sequence ATGTTACGTGAAGCTCCCAAAAAACAACCAATCCCTGCAAAAACACTTTTGATTGCTGCAGGATCCTTTTTTTTGATTGCCCTTTTGTTTTTAATTTTCCGCTCCAAAGGTGGATTTTCGTTAGACCAAAAATTTTCACAAAGCAAACGACTTCCCATCCTTTTTTCTGTTCTAGGTGAAAAGGATGAGTATCTATTTTCTCTTTATGCGGAGTTTTATCCCAATGAAAAGAAAGCTGCCCTTTTTTTTGTAAATCCAAAAACCAGTTTTGATGATGGAAGTAAATGTCTAAAAGAGAAAGGAAGCTCAGCACCTTCCTATGTTGAGTCTGTTTTAGAAGACACTTTAGATTCCAACATCCCCTTTAAAATAGTTTTGACCAAAGAACAATTTCAGAATTGGGTCAATTTACTCGGTGGGTTAAATTTATTTTTTGAGCCGAAGTCATTACACATAACAAAGAATTACGCACGGAATAAACAAACCTATATTCTAGATGGCGAGGACACATTTGATTGGATGAGTTCCCTTGCAGATGAATCGATGATTTCCTATATCAGAAGGCTCGAAATCCAAGAAACAATATTCTTAACCATCCTTGAATCCATTCATGATAAAAAAGATCTACTCGGAAAACAAAGGGTAGCTTATCTTCATAGCCAGATGACCACAAATCTTTCTGTCAAAGAATGGGAAACATTGATCGATTTTTTGAAGAAAGAAAAGATTCATTTTGGAGTTTCCGAAGTTCCAGGTGAGCCAATGGGTCGCCCAAAATTCAAAGATGAAGTTTTAAAAGCCAATGAAGAAACGGTAAAAGTTGCCTTCCATAAATTTTCTAGTGAACTCAAATCCTTATCTTTTAGCGAAGGGGAAAGAGCAAGGATCGAAGTCTTGAATGGAACTCCTAAAAATGGGCTTGCCAGATATGGTAAGGTGCTTCTGAATGATAAGGGTCTGAAAGTTCTCTCCGTTGACAATGCCTGGGATTCTAGTTTTAAATCCAGTATCATCCTAAACCGCTCCGGAAACACACAGTACACCGATCTTATCTCCGATACATTTCAAGGACGCAAGGTTTACTTTGCACTGAGAAAAGATTTAGGGTTAGATGCCACTGTGATCCTCGGGGAAGATTTTCAAAATTCCAAGGACTAA
- the rsfS gene encoding ribosome silencing factor, which produces MPNISAETIEHLKKIKQTLIDKKCENIQFLDLKDVHSYLSLFVIATVKTETQGRSCAKDIDKYMKPLKLAVKRQNLTDLPKDATGWILLDYGEICVHIMTDEMRTYYSLDRLWGDATPIVV; this is translated from the coding sequence ATGCCGAATATCAGCGCCGAGACAATAGAACATCTCAAAAAAATCAAACAAACGTTAATTGACAAAAAATGTGAAAACATTCAATTTCTGGATCTAAAAGACGTACATAGTTATTTATCCTTATTTGTAATAGCAACGGTCAAAACAGAAACACAAGGTAGATCTTGTGCGAAAGATATTGATAAATACATGAAACCTTTGAAACTTGCAGTCAAAAGACAAAACCTAACAGATCTACCCAAGGACGCAACGGGTTGGATCCTTCTCGATTACGGTGAAATTTGTGTGCATATTATGACAGACGAAATGAGAACCTACTATTCATTAGATCGTCTCTGGGGAGATGCCACTCCTATTGTTGTATAA
- a CDS encoding thioredoxin domain-containing protein, protein MANLSKKPNRLVHEKSPYLLQHAHNPVDWFPWGAEAFEKAQKEDKIILLSIGYSTCHWCHVMERESFEDDSTAEVLNRNFVCIKLDREERPDIDKIYMDALHAMGTQGGWPLNMFLTPTKEPILGGTYFPPENRYGKRSFKEVLRLVSEAWKNQREELVTAASDLTQYLRDNETRPNEGKLPAKEIIENNFERYLQVYDKEFFGFKTNSSNKFPPSMALSFLTEFYLLKKDPRALEMAFNTAYAMKSGGIYDQVGGGICRYATDHEWLVPHFEKMLYDNSLYVEALSLLYKATEEPFFLEVIREIVTYIRRDMTLDSGGIASAEDADSEGEEGKFYLWTHSELNQIVPDEEIQGFWNVTEEGNFEHQNILHVYWKGKNPFVDGIQFKPEFTHKLEYAKEKLLANRSQRIRPLRDDKVLTSWNCLWIRALLSAYEVSGDTEYLNDAKKIYQFITKQLVGDDGSILRRFREGEAKYFGTLPDYAEFIWVSMKLFQLDEDIEAYTKGKRSLEYLFSHFASTVGPFYESFHGNEDLIVRTIEGYDGVEPSGNSTILHLFYLLFSFGYKGQDLESKANAIFSYFLPELTQNSLSYPSMISAFQKFQYPSKEVLVVYKDKDATEIKSIRKKLSELKDPNLVWLVLEESKAKQLAEELELLTGRGAGSGILFYVCRNFSCELPKDNLEEALTLIQQ, encoded by the coding sequence GTGGCAAATCTGTCGAAAAAACCGAATCGTTTGGTTCATGAAAAAAGTCCTTATCTGTTACAACATGCACACAATCCCGTTGATTGGTTTCCCTGGGGAGCGGAAGCCTTCGAAAAAGCCCAAAAAGAGGATAAAATCATCCTTTTGTCCATTGGGTATTCGACTTGTCACTGGTGCCATGTGATGGAACGGGAATCCTTTGAAGATGATTCCACAGCAGAAGTCTTAAACCGTAATTTCGTATGCATCAAGTTAGACAGGGAAGAACGTCCAGACATTGATAAAATTTATATGGATGCTTTGCATGCTATGGGAACCCAAGGGGGTTGGCCTCTCAATATGTTTCTTACCCCCACAAAGGAACCAATCCTTGGGGGAACTTACTTCCCTCCTGAAAATCGCTACGGAAAACGAAGCTTTAAAGAGGTCCTTCGATTGGTCTCGGAAGCATGGAAGAACCAAAGAGAAGAACTCGTCACAGCTGCTTCTGATTTGACACAGTATTTACGTGATAATGAAACTAGACCCAATGAAGGAAAGCTACCTGCTAAAGAAATCATCGAAAATAATTTTGAACGATACCTGCAAGTGTACGATAAGGAATTTTTTGGATTCAAAACCAACTCAAGTAATAAATTTCCCCCGAGTATGGCCCTCAGTTTCCTTACGGAATTCTACTTATTAAAAAAAGACCCACGTGCCTTGGAGATGGCATTTAACACAGCCTATGCCATGAAATCCGGTGGGATTTATGACCAAGTGGGTGGTGGAATTTGCCGTTATGCGACTGATCATGAATGGCTCGTTCCCCATTTTGAGAAAATGTTGTATGACAACTCCCTCTATGTAGAAGCCCTCTCTTTGTTATACAAGGCTACAGAAGAACCTTTCTTTTTAGAGGTGATTCGAGAAATCGTTACCTATATCAGACGTGATATGACCTTGGATTCCGGTGGGATTGCCAGCGCAGAAGATGCCGATTCGGAAGGAGAAGAGGGAAAATTTTATCTTTGGACCCATTCTGAATTGAATCAAATTGTTCCTGATGAAGAAATCCAAGGATTTTGGAATGTCACCGAAGAAGGAAATTTTGAACACCAAAACATCTTACATGTATATTGGAAGGGAAAAAATCCTTTTGTGGATGGAATTCAATTCAAACCAGAGTTTACTCACAAATTAGAATACGCAAAAGAAAAACTTTTGGCAAATCGCAGCCAAAGGATTCGACCCCTTCGGGATGACAAAGTCCTTACTTCCTGGAATTGTCTTTGGATCCGAGCACTTTTGTCTGCTTATGAAGTTTCCGGTGATACTGAGTATCTCAATGATGCCAAAAAGATTTATCAGTTTATCACAAAACAACTCGTTGGTGATGATGGTTCCATATTAAGGAGATTCCGGGAAGGAGAGGCCAAATACTTTGGAACCTTACCCGATTATGCAGAATTCATTTGGGTTTCTATGAAACTTTTTCAGTTGGATGAAGATATTGAAGCCTATACAAAGGGAAAACGTTCTTTGGAATATTTGTTTTCTCATTTTGCCTCCACTGTGGGTCCATTTTACGAATCCTTTCATGGGAATGAAGATTTAATTGTAAGAACTATTGAAGGTTACGATGGAGTTGAACCATCTGGGAATTCAACCATCTTACATTTGTTTTATCTTTTGTTTTCTTTTGGATACAAAGGACAAGATTTAGAATCAAAGGCCAATGCTATTTTTTCTTATTTCCTTCCAGAACTAACGCAAAATTCATTAAGTTACCCTTCGATGATATCAGCATTCCAAAAATTTCAATACCCTTCGAAGGAAGTCCTTGTGGTTTACAAAGACAAGGATGCAACGGAAATCAAATCCATTCGGAAAAAACTAAGTGAATTAAAAGATCCGAATTTGGTTTGGCTAGTATTAGAAGAATCAAAGGCAAAACAATTAGCGGAAGAATTAGAACTCCTTACGGGTAGAGGGGCGGGCTCTGGGATTTTATTCTATGTTTGCCGTAATTTTTCTTGTGAATTGCCAAAAGACAATCTAGAAGAAGCACTCACTCTTATACAACAATAG
- a CDS encoding TolC family protein — translation MQLSQWENGNTIPESLQSGNGPKKLRLTISQAIEQVIENNTIVQNAKLEIVKADSPEWKNESKYTWKALASIQSSKQLFPNNRNNIFAGTIRSQDKISAGIEKQFKTGTYFKTEISTIRYDVNAFEDPASQSGFGSLLAAPPMYTGAVTATLSQELLKYGFGKNEEDKEKLLKNQTLLVRENYINILTQLVVKILVDYWSLSIVDSRIATYEKVSKNTEEIRRLTLRKTGLGLSEGFEVNQWNQAFLRTQSLLEKAKVDRIEAERNLVRILNVDTGSSIEGVTDLSETLPTGINLKADKEYALSRRTDYLMLKREREIAKLALSTALAEDDPSLLATFSYSSIGQNFISPQDNFIARQRGITSFNHPQILAELKMSYPLWDLGIKAGIRDAETNLKVNEMKIQNLEQEITQEIDNRYEAVLASHALLKDLLKTRKETEIFYNGLIERFRQGRYTAVNVKNALDSLANVELAVTQAKINFNINLVRYELAKNSLFEKYGLDLYSILEEVEKRAKQETDKL, via the coding sequence ATGCAGCTTTCCCAGTGGGAAAATGGGAATACCATTCCTGAATCCCTCCAATCGGGGAATGGTCCGAAAAAACTACGACTCACGATCTCCCAAGCCATCGAACAGGTGATTGAGAACAATACCATTGTTCAAAATGCCAAATTGGAAATTGTCAAAGCTGACAGCCCCGAATGGAAAAATGAATCCAAATACACTTGGAAGGCGTTGGCAAGTATCCAGTCTTCCAAACAACTTTTTCCGAATAACAGAAACAACATCTTTGCCGGAACAATTCGTTCCCAGGATAAAATTTCTGCCGGTATCGAAAAACAATTCAAAACCGGAACTTATTTCAAAACAGAAATCAGTACAATTCGTTATGACGTAAATGCCTTTGAAGATCCTGCATCTCAGAGTGGATTTGGAAGTTTACTTGCTGCTCCCCCTATGTACACAGGTGCTGTCACTGCGACATTGTCCCAAGAGTTACTGAAATATGGATTTGGTAAAAACGAAGAAGATAAAGAAAAACTTTTAAAAAATCAAACCCTTCTTGTTCGCGAAAACTATATCAACATATTGACCCAACTTGTAGTAAAGATCCTCGTGGATTATTGGTCTCTTAGCATTGTAGATTCTCGAATTGCCACATACGAAAAAGTATCAAAAAATACAGAAGAGATCAGGCGCCTAACCTTACGAAAAACTGGACTGGGGCTCTCGGAAGGATTTGAAGTCAACCAGTGGAACCAAGCATTTCTTAGAACCCAATCTCTTTTAGAAAAAGCAAAAGTAGATCGAATTGAAGCCGAAAGAAATTTAGTGCGAATTCTCAACGTGGACACTGGCTCTTCTATTGAAGGAGTCACTGACCTAAGTGAAACTTTGCCAACGGGAATCAACCTCAAGGCTGACAAAGAATATGCACTTTCTAGAAGAACCGATTACTTAATGTTAAAACGGGAAAGAGAAATTGCAAAACTTGCTTTGAGTACTGCTCTTGCTGAAGATGATCCTTCATTACTTGCCACCTTTTCTTATAGCTCGATTGGACAGAATTTTATTTCACCCCAAGACAATTTCATTGCGCGCCAAAGAGGAATCACATCCTTTAACCATCCACAAATTCTGGCTGAATTAAAGATGTCTTACCCTCTTTGGGACTTAGGAATCAAAGCGGGAATTCGAGATGCGGAAACGAATCTCAAAGTGAACGAGATGAAAATCCAAAACTTGGAACAAGAGATTACGCAAGAAATTGATAACCGGTACGAAGCGGTTTTAGCTAGCCATGCTCTTTTAAAGGACTTATTAAAAACCAGAAAAGAAACCGAAATTTTCTATAATGGACTGATCGAACGATTTCGCCAAGGACGGTATACAGCCGTTAACGTCAAAAATGCCTTGGATAGTTTGGCGAATGTCGAACTTGCCGTGACACAAGCAAAGATTAACTTTAATATCAATTTAGTTCGTTACGAATTGGCTAAAAATTCTCTATTTGAGAAATATGGTCTCGATCTTTACTCAATCTTAGAGGAAGTCGAAAAAAGAGCCAAACAAGAAACTGACAAATTATGA